A stretch of the Arachis stenosperma cultivar V10309 chromosome 6, arast.V10309.gnm1.PFL2, whole genome shotgun sequence genome encodes the following:
- the LOC130934581 gene encoding serine/threonine-protein phosphatase 7 long form homolog: protein MEDDPGRLYHLDGVAHIAGVINDEQGIRLDERYVPYLQMAGLYHLARLNDRWFRLDEPLVSAFLEKWRPETHTFHMLFGECTITLQDVAYQLGLSVDGHYVSGCLTDFHETFGECPDGADEETVRRFSRAYIMMLLGTQLFADKSDNRIHIRWLPYVARLEEMSGYSWGSAALVWLYRCMCRVANRYVVKLAGPLQLLQFWIFWRFPGFRPARYDAFSWPLASRWSGYNPSVSEKGPRVQMTRLRIDVLQARDFIWMPNSTPEVVQVVHPEVLESRHTTLWRCVTSLIYFAVVEWHQVDRVLSQFGGLYRLARVPP from the exons ATGGAGGACGATCCAGGAAGGCTGTATCATTTGGATGGAGTCGCTCATATCGCCGGGGTGATCAACGACGAG CAGGGAATACGACTCGATGAGAGGTACGTTCCGTACTTGCAGATGGCCGGATTATACCATCTTGCGAGACTGAACGATAGATGGTTCAGATTAGACGAGCCCCTTGTGAGTGCATTCCTCGAGAAGTGGCGTCCGGAGACGCACACGTTCCACATGCTGTTCGGAGAGTGCACGATCACACTTCAGGACGTGGCGTACCAGTTGGGTTTGTCAGTGGACGGACATTACGTCAGTGGTTGCCTGACAGATTTCCAC GAGACTTTTGGAGAGTGCCCTGATGGGGCCGATGAGGAGACAGTTAGGCGCTTTTCCCGTGCCTATATCATGATGTTGTTGGGCACCCAGCTGTTTGCCGATAAGTCCGACAATCGTATTCACATCAGATGGCTACCGTACGTGGCTAGGCTTGAGGAGATGAGTGGCTACAGTTGGGGGTCGGCTGCACTCGTATGGTTGTACCGGTGCATGTGCCGAGTGGCCAATAGATATGTCGTGAAGTTAGCTGGGCCATTACAGTTACTTCAGTTCTGGATCTTTTGGCGGTTTCCTGGATTTAGGCCTGCTAGGTATGATGCGTTTAGCTGGCCCCTAGCATCGAG GTGGTCAGGTTACAATCCTTCTGTTAGCGAGAAGGGACCTCGGGTGCAGATGACTCGGCTGAGGATCGACGTGTTACAGGCTAGGGAT TTTATATGGATGCCCAATAGCACACCCGAGGTCGTTCAAGTTGTCCATCCGGAGGTGTTGGAGTCGCGTCATACGACCTTATGGCGGTGTGTCACATCGCTGATATATTTTGCGGTGGTTGAGTGGCACCAGGTTGATAGGGTGTTATCGCAGTTCGGGGGGCTGTACAGGCTTGCCCGCGTCCCGCCCTGA
- the LOC130934582 gene encoding uncharacterized protein LOC130934582 gives MKLGLEGVKRVKKFFYRIPITVLQDTVKYDYFTIRSDEDLQVMFHCRRLFSEVRTPELLAKLVDVVSSSGGSNRNTNTLATVVSSNSRPAVASSSVPAYEPPVQPVASSSFAVDLNGSVGDEVGTGEFIPTSIQCAAPVEVGDGLFDDPEDDDVEPDMIADDSGDDIGASQPAGVGGGSSSGTQQYPLYFSSLDLDAMRPDGVPGKHAGFGARDAEGSAGMTEFQVGQQFQDKDEALLSVKTYSIRRGVQYKVVESDYRRYVGKCSEFGNGCTWLIRLSLRQRKGIWEVKRYNRPHTCLASSISSDHRSLDYHVISAFIMPMVRADASVSIKVLLNATTSHYGFRPTYRRVWLAKQKAFAVIYGDWKSRTTSSQGGC, from the coding sequence ATGAAACTTGGTCTGGAAGGTGTGAAAAGGGTTAAAAAGTTTTTCTATCGCATTCCAATCACGGTGCTCCAGGATACCGTGAAGTATGATTATTTCACGATCAGGAGTGATGAGGACTTGCAGGTCATGTTTCATTGTCGCCGGCTGTTTTCCGAAGTGAGGACACCAGAGCTGTTGGCAAAGTTGGTTGATGTGGTATCCAGCTCGGGGGGTTCGAACCGGAATACCAACACTTTAGCCACGGTTGTCAGTTCTAACTCTAGACCTGCCGTTGCTTCTTCCTCCGTCCCTGCGTACGAGCCACCCGTCCAGCCTGTCGCCTCCTCTTCGTTCGCTGTTGATCTCAACGGTAGTGTTGGCGACGAAGTTGGAACAGGAGAATTTATACCGACCTCTATACAGTGTGCTGCACCGGTTGAGGTTGGAGATGGATTGTTTGATGATCCAGAAGACGATGATGTCGAGCCGGATATGATTGCTGATGACAGTGGCGATGATATTGGAGCGAGTCAGCCTGCAGGGGTGGGAGGTGGTTCTAGTTCTGGCACACAGCAGTACCCTctatatttttcatctttggacctGGATGCCATGAGACCTGACGGGGTACCTGGGAAGCATGCTGGATTTGGCGCTAGAGATGCAGAAGGGTCTGCTGGTATGACAGAGTTCCAGGTTGGTCAGCAATTTCAGGATAAAGATGAGGCCCTTTTAAGTGTGAAGACTTACAGCATCCGCCGAGGGGTACAGTACAAGGTAGTGGAGTCTGATTATCGCCGGTATGTGGGCAAGTGTTCTGAGTTCGGGAATGGGTGCACATGGTTGATTAGGCTGAGTCTCCGGCAGCGCAAGGGCATTTGGGAGGTCAAACGGTACAATAGACCGCATACTTGTCTGGCCAGCTCCATCTCCAGCGATCACAGGAGTTTGGATTATCATGTGATATCGGCCTTCATTATGCCAATGGTTAGGGCTGATGCATCCGTCAGCATCAAGGTGCTCCTAAATGCGACGACCTCACACTATGGGTTCAGGCCGACGTACAGGAGGGTCTGGTTGGCGAAGCAGAAGGCTTTTGCCGTCATTTATGGTGACTGGAAGAGTCGTACAACGAGCTCCCAAGGTGGGTGTTAG
- the LOC130933004 gene encoding uncharacterized protein LOC130933004 isoform X1, which yields MTGFSLPLVLSSLSPSCRSSSSSLFSSVAFVETLLSFSLSPRRHRRHAAVLVLPLRQFRRKGRNAVMAMEVDPNLESTSFSFWKPLRRRFNPDSPFFASGNLQRELLAKQVALELTEENEQLEDCIQDGREVFCPIVGCGTRLTSIEDFENHYNVRHTASCSVCSRVYPTSRLLSIHLSEVHDSFFQAKLARGYDVYECLVEGCGLKFKTYSSRQQHLVDKHKFPTSFEFFKKSRPSKKQRLKSQRKQSIQKEDASETMEVENAAIDDLTSAVSRMSTSDSTPSSISFGRRNKGLTFAPRVVQQKTQQRDN from the exons ATGACGGGGTTCTCTCTGCCTCTGGTCCTCTCTTCGCTCTCGCCGAGTTGCCGGAGTTCTTCGTCGTCGCTTTTCTCGAGTGTCGCCTTCGTCGAgactcttctctctttctctctgtcTCCCCGGCGTCATCGCCGGCACGCCGCTGTCTTGGTGCTTCCGTTGCGTCAGTTCAG aaggaaaggaagaaaCGCAGTGATGGCCATGGAAGTTGACCCTAATCTTGAGTCAACATCCTTCTCCTTCTGGAAACCCCTTCGTCGTAGGTTCAACCCTGACTCTCCTTTCTTCGCTTCTGGCAACCTCCAACGTGAACTGCTAGCCAAACag GTTGCGTTGGAATTAACGGAAGAGAATGAACAACTTGAGGATTGCATCCAAGATGGAAG GGAAGTCTTTTGCCCAATTGTTGGTTGTGGAACACGCCTGACTTCAATCGAggattttgaaaatcactatAATGTAAGGCATACTGCATCCTGTTCAGTTTGCTCCAGAGTCTACCCAACTTCTCGTCTGCTCagcatacacttatctgaagttcATGATTCTTTCTTCCAGGCGAAACTTGCACGCGGCTATGATGTG TATGAATGCTTAGTGGAAGGCTGTGGTTTGAAATTCAAAACCTACAGTAGCAGGCAGCAGCATCTGGTTGACAAGCACAAATTCCCAACCTCATTCGAATTTTTCAAGAAGTCTCGACCATCAAAGAAACAGAGGTTAAAGTCTCAGCGCAAGCAATCTATTCAGAAGGAGGATGCATCAGAAACAATGGAAGTCGAAAATGCAGCCATAGATGACCTCACTTCAGCAGTCTCTAGAATGAGCACTTCTGACTCCACTCCTTCCTCTATCAGCTTTGGTCGCCGCAACAAAGGGTTGACCTTTGCTCCTCGAGTTGTTCAGCAAAAAACCCAGCAAAGAGATAATTAg
- the LOC130933004 gene encoding uncharacterized protein LOC130933004 isoform X2, whose product MTGFSLPLVLSSLSPSCRSSSSSLFSSVAFVETLLSFSLSPRRHRRHAAVLVLPLRQFRRKGRNAVMAMEVDPNLESTSFSFWKPLRRRFNPDSPFFASGNLQRELLAKQVALELTEENEQLEDCIQDGREVFCPIVGCGTRLTSIEDFENHYNAKLARGYDVYECLVEGCGLKFKTYSSRQQHLVDKHKFPTSFEFFKKSRPSKKQRLKSQRKQSIQKEDASETMEVENAAIDDLTSAVSRMSTSDSTPSSISFGRRNKGLTFAPRVVQQKTQQRDN is encoded by the exons ATGACGGGGTTCTCTCTGCCTCTGGTCCTCTCTTCGCTCTCGCCGAGTTGCCGGAGTTCTTCGTCGTCGCTTTTCTCGAGTGTCGCCTTCGTCGAgactcttctctctttctctctgtcTCCCCGGCGTCATCGCCGGCACGCCGCTGTCTTGGTGCTTCCGTTGCGTCAGTTCAG aaggaaaggaagaaaCGCAGTGATGGCCATGGAAGTTGACCCTAATCTTGAGTCAACATCCTTCTCCTTCTGGAAACCCCTTCGTCGTAGGTTCAACCCTGACTCTCCTTTCTTCGCTTCTGGCAACCTCCAACGTGAACTGCTAGCCAAACag GTTGCGTTGGAATTAACGGAAGAGAATGAACAACTTGAGGATTGCATCCAAGATGGAAG GGAAGTCTTTTGCCCAATTGTTGGTTGTGGAACACGCCTGACTTCAATCGAggattttgaaaatcactatAAT GCGAAACTTGCACGCGGCTATGATGTG TATGAATGCTTAGTGGAAGGCTGTGGTTTGAAATTCAAAACCTACAGTAGCAGGCAGCAGCATCTGGTTGACAAGCACAAATTCCCAACCTCATTCGAATTTTTCAAGAAGTCTCGACCATCAAAGAAACAGAGGTTAAAGTCTCAGCGCAAGCAATCTATTCAGAAGGAGGATGCATCAGAAACAATGGAAGTCGAAAATGCAGCCATAGATGACCTCACTTCAGCAGTCTCTAGAATGAGCACTTCTGACTCCACTCCTTCCTCTATCAGCTTTGGTCGCCGCAACAAAGGGTTGACCTTTGCTCCTCGAGTTGTTCAGCAAAAAACCCAGCAAAGAGATAATTAg
- the LOC130933004 gene encoding uncharacterized protein LOC130933004 isoform X3, with translation MAMEVDPNLESTSFSFWKPLRRRFNPDSPFFASGNLQRELLAKQVALELTEENEQLEDCIQDGREVFCPIVGCGTRLTSIEDFENHYNVRHTASCSVCSRVYPTSRLLSIHLSEVHDSFFQAKLARGYDVYECLVEGCGLKFKTYSSRQQHLVDKHKFPTSFEFFKKSRPSKKQRLKSQRKQSIQKEDASETMEVENAAIDDLTSAVSRMSTSDSTPSSISFGRRNKGLTFAPRVVQQKTQQRDN, from the exons ATGGCCATGGAAGTTGACCCTAATCTTGAGTCAACATCCTTCTCCTTCTGGAAACCCCTTCGTCGTAGGTTCAACCCTGACTCTCCTTTCTTCGCTTCTGGCAACCTCCAACGTGAACTGCTAGCCAAACag GTTGCGTTGGAATTAACGGAAGAGAATGAACAACTTGAGGATTGCATCCAAGATGGAAG GGAAGTCTTTTGCCCAATTGTTGGTTGTGGAACACGCCTGACTTCAATCGAggattttgaaaatcactatAATGTAAGGCATACTGCATCCTGTTCAGTTTGCTCCAGAGTCTACCCAACTTCTCGTCTGCTCagcatacacttatctgaagttcATGATTCTTTCTTCCAGGCGAAACTTGCACGCGGCTATGATGTG TATGAATGCTTAGTGGAAGGCTGTGGTTTGAAATTCAAAACCTACAGTAGCAGGCAGCAGCATCTGGTTGACAAGCACAAATTCCCAACCTCATTCGAATTTTTCAAGAAGTCTCGACCATCAAAGAAACAGAGGTTAAAGTCTCAGCGCAAGCAATCTATTCAGAAGGAGGATGCATCAGAAACAATGGAAGTCGAAAATGCAGCCATAGATGACCTCACTTCAGCAGTCTCTAGAATGAGCACTTCTGACTCCACTCCTTCCTCTATCAGCTTTGGTCGCCGCAACAAAGGGTTGACCTTTGCTCCTCGAGTTGTTCAGCAAAAAACCCAGCAAAGAGATAATTAg
- the LOC130934583 gene encoding probable methyltransferase At1g27930 gives MWDALNPRGNTLFIEENPRWTLSAMKRFPILNIHTVRYSTRISEADTLLSTYKAQCMGNQLTLKGNQHCPLALSRLPEEAYDRDWDMIMIDAPRGTEDPSPGKMAVIYSVAVMARERKRPGVTHVFLHDVDGRVEQQYAQEFLCMKYRVSVVNKLWHFVIPPSFSSDDTTAGFC, from the coding sequence ATGTGGGACGCTTTAAATCCACGTGGCAACACGCTATTCATCGAGGAGAATCCAAGGTGGACTCTTTCGGCGATGAAGCGGTTTCCAATCCTAAACATCCACACGGTGCGTTACTCCACGCGCATCTCCGAAGCAGACACGCTCTTGTCCACGTACAAGGCGCAATGCATGGGGAATCAGCTAACGCTCAAGGGCAACCAGCATTGTCCGCTTGCCCTGAGCCGGTTGCCGGAAGAGGCGTACGATCGTGATTGGGATATGATCATGATCGACGCGCCTAGAGGGACAGAGGATCCGTCGCCGGGGAAGATGGCGGTGATATATTCGGTGGCGGTGATGGCGCGTGAGAGGAAGAGGCCGGGCGTGACGCACGTGTTCCTCCATGACGTGGATGGGAGGGTTGAGCAGCAATACGCGCAGGAGTTTCTGTGCATGAAATACAGAGTTAGCGTTGTTAATAAGCTTTGGCACTTTGTTATCCCACCTTCTTTTAGTTCTGATGATACTACTGCTGGATTCTGCTAA